One genomic segment of Flavobacteriaceae bacterium includes these proteins:
- a CDS encoding IS3 family transposase, giving the protein MNKSSKQRKEQVDKASKLSIVKQCDLLQIHRSSVYYIPKGESSLNLEIMRLIDEEHLLHPWLGVPRITTWLNMDKGYKINKKRIERLYRLMGLSAVGPKPNTSKRGKGALHRIYKYLLSKLKIRHSNQVWAMDITYIPVQGGYLYLCAIIDLYSRYVVGWSLSNTMTSNRCRETLQEAIEKHGKPEILNTDKGSQFTAYEFCHWVTHPDRAIKLSMDGKGRAIDNIFIERLWRSVKYEHVYLFPASDGRECYRGLKEYFEYYNTQRRHQSIGNQHPQTIYQQTLKIAA; this is encoded by the coding sequence ATGAATAAGAGTTCAAAACAGCGTAAAGAACAGGTTGACAAGGCAAGTAAGCTGTCTATTGTAAAGCAATGTGATTTATTACAAATTCATCGTAGTAGTGTGTATTACATTCCAAAGGGAGAGAGTTCATTGAATCTGGAGATCATGAGATTGATAGATGAGGAGCATCTGCTTCACCCATGGCTTGGAGTTCCTCGTATAACTACTTGGCTCAATATGGATAAGGGTTATAAGATCAACAAAAAGCGCATAGAACGCCTTTACAGACTCATGGGGTTGTCTGCCGTTGGCCCCAAGCCTAATACTTCCAAAAGAGGTAAAGGGGCTTTGCATAGAATCTATAAGTACCTGTTGAGTAAGTTAAAGATTAGACATTCCAATCAAGTGTGGGCAATGGATATTACCTACATTCCAGTTCAGGGAGGGTATTTGTATTTATGTGCTATTATAGACCTTTACAGTCGTTATGTAGTGGGTTGGTCATTATCCAACACGATGACAAGTAACCGGTGCAGAGAAACCTTACAAGAGGCTATTGAAAAACATGGAAAACCAGAGATTCTCAATACAGATAAGGGGAGTCAGTTTACTGCCTATGAGTTCTGCCATTGGGTAACTCATCCTGATAGAGCCATCAAGCTCAGTATGGATGGTAAAGGAAGAGCTATTGATAATATTTTCATTGAACGATTATGGCGTAGTGTCAAATACGAACATGTATATTTGTTTCCAGCTAGTGACGGTAGAGAATGTTATAGAGGTTTAAAGGAGTATTTCGAGTATTACAATACACAAAGAAGGCATCAAAGTATCGGTAATCAACATCCTCAAACCATTTATCAACAAACCCTAAAAATAGCAGCATGA
- a CDS encoding SRPBCC domain-containing protein, whose amino-acid sequence MGKIKYEIEFPIHASPNMLYRYFTSPSGLEEWFADGVNSRGKLIIFMWEDSEETAIIVSKKQDEKVRYKWLESEGDETYFEFKIQVDAITKDVSLIITDFVDEDEIEESKLLWENQIDELKHRIGA is encoded by the coding sequence ATGGGTAAAATAAAATACGAAATAGAGTTTCCAATTCATGCTTCTCCGAATATGTTATATCGATATTTTACTTCTCCTTCCGGTTTGGAAGAATGGTTTGCGGACGGGGTAAATTCAAGAGGAAAATTGATTATATTTATGTGGGAAGACTCTGAAGAAACAGCAATCATCGTTTCTAAAAAACAAGATGAAAAAGTACGTTATAAATGGCTGGAAAGCGAAGGAGATGAAACATATTTTGAATTTAAAATTCAAGTAGACGCTATCACCAAAGATGTTTCTTTAATTATTACTGATTTTGTGGATGAAGATGAAATAGAAGAATCTAAATTACTGTGGGAAAATCAAATTGACGAATTAAAACACAGAATAGGAGCATAG
- a CDS encoding IS4 family transposase yields the protein MKKTNASTKSSELNSVLSSHFQGKINLARIKLISHFIIALCKVQTVTFEKVANAFETSVDSKSSLRRIQRFIADYSLDGDLIARLIFSLLPKQEGLILSIDRTNWKFGQTNINIFKLGVVYKGVAFPLLFTMLDKPGNSNSQERIDLVNRFIRLFGKDVIKSIVADREFVGNHWLDFLNTNGIKYYIRIRNNFKVELPDKNKTIKVFHLFNPHKINEFVYYPKIVRVNGQLCFLSGCKLYPKNGKPDFLIIVSFNAPDKAFEQYKERWQIEMCFKAMKASGFDIENTHLQDIKRIEKLVLLVMMAFVWCYKVGIYLHQIKPIKIKKHGRMAKSIFKYGLDYIASVLLNPVNQNNMNLTKFLSCT from the coding sequence ATGAAAAAAACCAATGCTTCCACTAAAAGTAGTGAATTAAATTCAGTTTTAAGTTCTCATTTCCAAGGTAAGATCAATTTGGCAAGAATCAAACTCATATCACATTTCATTATCGCCCTCTGTAAGGTACAGACAGTTACCTTTGAAAAGGTAGCCAACGCTTTTGAGACCTCAGTAGATTCGAAGTCATCACTCAGACGTATTCAAAGATTTATTGCTGATTATTCGTTGGATGGAGATTTGATCGCTCGTCTTATATTTAGTCTCCTTCCTAAGCAAGAGGGATTGATCTTGAGTATTGATAGGACCAATTGGAAGTTTGGTCAGACCAACATCAACATTTTTAAGTTGGGAGTTGTCTATAAAGGTGTTGCCTTCCCATTGTTATTTACTATGTTAGATAAGCCAGGGAACTCTAACAGTCAGGAGCGTATTGATCTTGTGAATCGTTTCATAAGACTTTTTGGCAAAGATGTTATTAAATCCATTGTAGCCGATAGAGAGTTTGTAGGTAATCATTGGTTGGATTTCTTGAATACAAATGGAATCAAATATTATATCCGCATTCGAAACAACTTTAAGGTAGAGCTTCCTGATAAGAACAAAACCATCAAAGTATTTCACTTGTTTAATCCACATAAGATCAATGAGTTTGTGTATTATCCTAAAATTGTACGTGTTAATGGTCAGCTTTGTTTCCTTTCCGGATGCAAGTTGTACCCAAAAAATGGAAAGCCTGATTTCTTAATCATTGTATCGTTCAACGCTCCTGATAAGGCCTTTGAACAATACAAAGAACGATGGCAGATAGAGATGTGTTTTAAAGCAATGAAAGCCAGTGGCTTTGATATTGAAAACACACACCTGCAAGATATTAAGCGTATTGAAAAATTAGTACTGCTTGTAATGATGGCTTTCGTATGGTGTTACAAAGTTGGTATATATTTACATCAGATTAAGCCTATCAAAATAAAAAAGCATGGAAGAATGGCTAAAAGCATATTCAAATATGGATTAGATTATATCGCTTCTGTGCTATTAAACCCTGTAAATCAAAACAATATGAACTTGACTAAATTTTTGTCATGTACTTAG